The genomic region agctacaaagcaaactgacaaataacttgttttcaaatcagactagtaaaaactggtcaaatattaaaaaaaaaaaaaaaaaaaaaagaagatatttttaaaagtgaagacaatttgcaattctagtcatgacacaagcatttgatgcacaatttgtcttcacgggccacataaaatgatgtggcgggccgtatctggctcccgggccttaagtttgacacGTGGTCTTGACGATTTGATTTGGTTGGGGCAACACAGTGACCAATGCCAGGTGGTTTACAAGTCTATATCAAAATTTTATTGGTTCGAAACCCAGCTCCATTCTTCCCTCCTGTTATGCAACTTTTCATATTTCCACTGTGCTTTTTTTCGGCCTTTCTCAGCTGGCAGCTAAATATGAAATAGAATGTACCACATATACTCATCTTGCTCTGTAGGAGTGGCAGAGTTTCTGTGATTTCCAGGACATCATTGCCATCAGTATGAAGCGGGTAGCTCAAGAGCAGGGAAACAGCAGGATGGTGACTGTATTTCGTCATGATGACAGATACATGGTCAGTCGTTTTTTAGTGCGGATTGTGCCCAAACATTATTCAGAAAAAATGTTAAATTCCCAAGCACTACTCTTTCATTTGCATCAAAGGAAGCCAATTTCCAGACTCGCAGAGAAGCGCTCTCATTTGTGTCGCTGGTTGATGGCTACTTCAGACTGACCACAGACTCCATCCACTACTTCTGTCATGACACTGTGCCTGAAAGTATTCTGGAGGATATCAAAAACCATTGCCACGGCCCAATCACGTAAGTTCTGTTGACAAATGATTGAACTCAGACCATATCACCTATGAATGACATTTTCAATCAGATCGGAATTTGCAGTTGACAAGCTGAAAAAGTTCGGTGCTAAAGGTGGAACATTCCTACTCcggcaaagtcccaaagattttGATAACTTCTTCCTCACTGTTTGTATTCAGGTAAATTGTGCTTTAACGGCATACCAAGATACCAACCACAAGATTGTAACCATGTTGTGTTTATGTTCGTCAAGACTCCGCTTGGACTTGATTACAAACATTGTCTCATCGTTAAGAATGAGCACTATCGTCTTCCTGGTGTCCAGAAGTCCTTTTCCAGTTTGAGAGAGCTCACCAGCTTTTACCAGCAAACAAAACTTGTGCTGGATAACGTGCCTACCAAGCTCGGCCATTGCTGTCCTCCCAAACCCAAAGGTTGCTTTCTTCTGAACTGAATATGCTATGCTAAGTATACCAAGAACATAAGATATATACACATCAAAACATCAAAACTTCCAAGCCAATTTTAAGAGATGTGGCTTAAAATTATGCAATATAACAATTGATTCCGGTTTCTCTGTAGAGCTTACAAATCTCGTCATCATACGCAACGGAATCTCTGTCGAGGTCCGAGGGTCCCCAACACCTGAGAGGAAAAAGTTCAGTCATATCCAGTTCCACATGATCAAATATGAAGACCTAAAATGGGTATGTTATTGTAGCTGCAAAACTGTCTTCCGATTGTATTGCTTCCTGGAAATTACCATCATATACTACCTCTGTTATGATGATCTACTTTTTGTGAGACTTGAGGATTATTTCATCTTaaacatttttaatgttttactAACAGACTAAATTTTAGGTTCTGGTTTTCTTAACTCTCATCACTTGTTTGCTTAATCTGGTCTATGCTTACTCTTCCTAGGGGGAAAGCCTTGGACAAGGATCCTTTACacgagtttttaaaggctctaaaACAGACATTCGTGATGGGGAGAAACATGTGACTGATGTTCTACTTAAAGAACTTGATGGGGGTCACAAGAACTGCTGGGAAGTGAGTTTAACTTGATCAGAGAACATACATAGATTGTTTGATATATTGATCTATCAATCAAGTTGCATCCACATTACATGTGTGACTTTGTATTATCTGTCACTCAAGTCCTTCTTTGAAGCTGCCAGCATAATGAGTCAAATCTCACACAAACACCTCCTCTTGGTTTATGGCATCAGTATCCATGGAACAAAAAGTAAGTTGAAACCTAAATGCAGGTTCAGGACATTTCCCTTTACTCCATGCTGTTACAAATGTATCTGATATGTTTAAGTAAGGAGGTTCTCAATGTGATTTGATTaaagtaccatattttccggactataagtcgctcttgagtataagccgcacccccggccaaactatgaaaaaaactgtgacttatagtccggaaaatatggtagattagttttgttttttacatctGCAAAAATACACATATGCATTGATAAGTTTTATTCTTCAAGATTCACTGCAAATTACTGGAGCCGTGTCCTGTTGCTTTGGTCTGAGTTCTCGCAGCTGTTAACCTTCCTACTCTTTACAGATATAATGGTCCAAGAGTTTGTAAAGTACGGGGCCCTCGATCTTTACCTGAAGAGGGGGCGGTCCGTGTCAGTGAGCTGGAAACTTGACGTAGTCAAACAACTTGCATGTGCTCTCAACTTTCTGGTGAGTAGAGATTTTCAATGTGGATGATGAGACGTTTAAAAAACATGACGTTTGTTATTGAAATACGTTGTTCTTGCAGGAGGAAAATAACATTGTCCATGGAAATATCTGTGCAAAAAATCTTCTACTGGCCAGAGAAGGTGACACATCTCAGGGCATCTCTCCTTTTATCAAGCTAAGCGACCCTGGCATCAGCGTTGCAATGATGGGCAGGGATGGTGAGAAACTCCTCTCATCTACTAGTGACGAAAAAAGGTGGTCTGAGATAACATATCCTTAATTGATGCCCACAAGAGAAATTCAGAAAGTATTACCTATCACAGAAGGCAGAGTGTACTATTTGTGTTCCATAAATAAAGTTAGTAATATATTGTAATTTTCTATTGACACTATATGATAATTTCAGTTATCCTGGACAGAATTCCTTGGGTTGCCCCGGAGGTGTTGGAGGCTCCAGACAAACTGACCTTGGAGTGTGATAAGTGGAGCTTTGGTGCCACGGTGTGGGAGATTTTTAATAATGGCAATGCTCCACTGCAAGACTGGGACCTTGAACAGGTACGTACATCACTTCATACCCGAAGATTAAATATGTATTTGTATAAAATGTTTCAAATGGTCTTGTTGTTTGTAGAAGCAGCAATTTTATGAGAGTTTCCAGCAGCTGGCGCCCTCTCAGTGGACAGAGTTGGCCGAGCTGATCAGTCAGTGCATGAACCACAAGGCCGTCTTCAGACCGTCATGTCGTAGCCTCATCCGTGAGCTCAACAGTCTCATCACATCAGGTGCTGATGAAGTTTTTGTCCTACTTCAGGTTTAGGCCTCTTCACACATTCTGCTGACAAAGTGGCCCAAACAAAACTCTTACAACCATGACTgacatttattttctgttttctttaCAGATTATGAGATACTTCATGCCACTGAGCCTGTCACCCTCAACCCTGTGTGTCAAGCATCTAGTCATGCACTGCAGGACCAGACTTTGTTTGAGGAGCGACACCTACGGTACATCTCCCTACTCGGAAAGGTACACATGAAATGACTTAAGTAGGCTCCATACGACAGAAATATGTGACCCCATGACAGGGCTCTAGAATCGTGTTTTTCATGAGCACAGTGGCCACTGGCACAACTAGAAAATTTAGGTGCATAGACTATAAATCAATTTGTGAATAAATATTCACATTTTCACTCACCTTTACTATATTGCTAAAATTTACAGAAtataaatgcatttttaaaaagaaagacaTTTTAAGGGTATAAAATGAATAATTTGAGTCCAAAATTTACATGCACGACAATTACTGATCAAGTTAATctgatgtctttttttaaacCGAAGGGAAATTTTGGAAGCGTCGAACTGTGTCGTTACGACCCACTGGGAGATAACACAGGCGAGATGATTGCTGTGAAGAAGCTCCAGCCTAATAAGGAATCAACCCTGGAGGACTTTCGTAAAGAGATCAAAACCCTCAGCATGATGTGCTGCGACTACATCGTCAAGTATAGAGGGGTCTGCTACAGCATGGGTAACACAAATATCTGTCAAAACTATTTTGCTTTCGATGTGACAAGCTTGCGAACAAACACGTCATGTTACATATATAGCACCTTTCCACGTTTCTCGTCTTTGCGGCATTCTGGGATTTGGTTCCGAACTTCATTGTAATTTAGAGTGCTTGAAGCAACATCGAAAGATAGTAACCTTGAATTGTGTTTTCAGGGCGGCTCACGATGAGTTTGGTGATGGAATATTTACCACATGGGAGTCTTATTGTGTATACACAAATCAACCGACACAACATTAATACCAGGCGCATGCTACTCTTTGCTTCACAGATCTGTAAAGTAAGATTTGAATATATAATCTTACATGCAGTTTTCTTGCTTGTGTGAATTTAATGTTGACTATGAAGGAATGCAAAATCTTCATGGTCTAAGTCTTCCAACTACTattttaatggaaaaaaaattaactctTGTCTCCATGCTAGTGTTGGAGAATAATGCTTCCAGGAGGGCATGCATCATATTCTATGACTACAAAGATGCTGCTCAACCGTTCATAACTTATCTTGCATGTTGTTCTTCTTTATCTCCAAGAACAAGAACAACTAAATTAACAATTAATAGAACAATTTTCATTGAGGGGGGAGTCCAACAGAGATGTTCAAACAATTGGAAAAATAGTTGTGGGCAGTAAAAAAATCTTACTTGTTTTTCCCATGCAGGATGTGTAGGCAGAGATGATGAGTGATGTGTCAAATATGTGTTTTTATCTTCCAGGGCATGACATACCTGCAGACATTACGCTATGTGCATCGAGACCTTGCTGCCAGAAATATCCTTGTGGCTAGTGAATCACTGGTTAAAATTGCTGATTTTGGACTGACCAAGATTGTTCCTTTGGACAAAGAGTACTACAGAGTCAAGCAGCCTGGAGAAAGTCCCATCTTCTGGTGGGTCTTTTCATTTTGGAAAACATGAAGGGAGGCCAGTTTTTGGTGAATACTGAAAACATTTGAGTTGTCACATCAAAATATAAAACAAGATCTTAGCATCTCAATTTTTACTGCCCTGTACTTAGAGGCTTTGCTTcttgaacttgtttttttttttagctcctctAGATAGCTAGAGAGTGTTGGTTTAAAGAAAGGGGTTGAAGAAGTTCAGGTTCAGATTTTAGTTTTAAACTCTAAAGAatacatgttgagctcttgtctCACGTGTATACATTTTGATGTCAGCAAAAATAATTTACTTCACTGTTGCACTGCATTTGGAGGGACGTAATAGTCAATGATACATCTGTGTTCAATGCAGGTATGCCCCAGAATCCATCAATGAATTTAGGTTCTCCCAAAAGTCAGATGTGTGGAGTTTTGGAGTTGTTCTTCATGAGCTCTTTTCCTACTGTGATGTAAAATCCAGCCCCAAAAAGGTGAGCACTTTTACACGTGTGGTTGGCCTAATTAATCTCAAACCATGCATGATCATTTGTGCATGTTTTAGCTATGTTTGCAGGAGATTGGAACTCATGTGCATGGATTATCCGTTTCAATACATCTACTAAATATCCTCAAGGACAACTGGAGGTTGCCTACCCCTCCAAACTGCCCACCCAAGGTAAAGAGGGGGTTAGCTGTATGCACTGTAGTATTAGTACATCCACATACAATGTCAATGAAAATGTCATTATCGCACCAGGTCTACGGTTTGATGAGGCAGTGCTGGGTTTACAACTTTGAGGAGAGACCGTGTTTCTCCAGCCTGGAGGATCAAATAGAAATCAtcatgcaagaagaggctcagagGGAGATCCCGACAGGGAGATCCTCTCACACTGCTTCCAAAAATGTCACCACATCATGTTTACAGCTACTGAGTGAACATTAAGATCATCTGTACAAGCGCTTTCCAGCAGGATCTCAATGgttaaaacacacacaggaaGGGAAAGTGTGGCAATAATCTTAAATTTTTCTCCATTTGTTAAAAAGTTTGAGTCCTGTTACCATGTCACATTAAAGTCATTTTAAGAAGACAATCTCCAGATCTGAAGTGTCTTTAATTGGCTTCTTTTGTTAAGGAATCTGTGTCTGAATTAAAGTGGTATTGTAGAAATTCAGAAATTCATTTAAAAGtcagaaagtgggaattctcattttaaagtcagaattctgagaaaaaagctCAGAATCCTGTGACcccatttttcttcttcttcttcttcttcttcttcttcttcactggcTCTAATCCTTTTCCGTAAATCCGGGACATctccgtgattttttttttaggacagaCCATGAAAATCCGGGCCTATCAGGAAAATCCGGGACAGATGGCATCACGACGCGCAACCACCAGCCGAAGAAGAAAAAGGCGGAAGTTAGCACCACATCGCTAAGCGGAGGACGACCAATGGGATTTCGTCCGGTGTAGAAAAATGTGTAAAATCAGAATCCTGCGCGAGCTGGTCAAGCAGCGAGTAAACGTGGCCATCGAGGAGATATTTGAACTGTTTGACCAAACCCTCGGGGAGTACGAGGAGGAACTTTGCCGAACTAAAGCGGAGAACGTGCGACAACGCGAACTACTGGATACTGTTCTCAAACCCCAAGTCGCAGTACACGCAACAGGTTTGCGCAAATATGGTTAAATGTGAACGATGTATTTTCTTAGCAAATTGTCCCCGTAGCTTGTATATAGTGGATCGAATTGACGATTAGTTTCAGTCCACCTTTGCTCGCCAGCCTCCATCTTGACTGGCGCTACCTGCATTTACGGTCAGCTTTAGGAAAGGATGCACTCCTTTCGGACAGAGACGTGCAAAATCACACGCCATCTTGTTATGTGCGTAAAATGTCAAAGGTTAATTTACATGAAATCACAAAAGAGCATCATCAGACAGGTCTATTAATGACGATTCCAATGATAATTTTGAACAGGAAAAATACATTCAAGTCTCCTTTCAGTAAAGTAATATGACATTGAGTACATATGAATATAATAAAAGCCAAATAATGACTATTATTGCCGAGTGAACAGGGCACATGCTCATTTGCTTAAACAGGAAAAACAATCGACCACATGACAGCTCATAATTGGTAAACCTCATAATATAGCATCCTCGATTCGAGATACTACTATATTGATTTCTTTCATGATGAGACTGTTACAGTACCTTAGATGACATGTGACAAGTATGAGAAAACCCTCAAATCTATTCATTGGTCATGTATTTTATGCTGTGCAGACATCCAGCAGGTGTTGGTGCAGAATCAAGAGGCAACCGCTGAAGAGGGCGAGCCCCCATGCATTAAGGAGGAAGCGTGGAGTAGTCAGGATGGGGAGCAGCTTCAACGGCGGCAGGAGGAGGCTGATGTCAAGGCCTTCATGCTGTCCGTCGGCGTGCCTGTAAAGAGTGAAGATTATAGCCCTGAATCTCAGCAGCTTCATGGTGGGCAAAGTGAACAGAACAGAGAAGCTGACATTCCACTGTCAGATATGGACGAGGTGATGTCACAGTCGTCCAATACGGACCACCCGGAGAGCGCCAAAGAAACTTTGGAAAAGAACTCCCAAGGCGATGCAACGCATCACACAGACAACAAACAATTCAAGTGCTCCGAATGCGGCAAAACGTTTACACACAAAGGAAGTTTAAAAATCCACATGATCAAGCACACCGGAGAGAAACATTTTGCTTGCTCCTGCTGCTCCAAAACCTTCTACTTGAAGCATCACATGAACCAACACATGCGAATACACACGGGGGAGCATCCCTACTCCTGCTCGGTTTGCGCTAAAGGATTCCGAGATAAGTACAAGCTCATCAACCACATGAGGACGCACGTGGCCGAGAAACCTTTTGCATGCTCACTTTGTATGAAACAATTCTCCAGTCGGGCATGTCTGGCCTTGCACGTGTCAACCCACGCGGAGGAGAACCCAAATGCCTCCAGTAGATCCAATCAGAGTCAGTCACAAGTAGTGAGCAACTTTGCTCCACTTTCAGATCCGGAGGACAAAGACGCAATGGCTCCATTTTCTGATATGGATTGCAACGATGACAGCCAAGAGGCGGGTAAGAAGTCCGACGGCAACGACGAAAACAGTAACTTCATCTGCTCCGAATGCGGGAAAACCTTTGACCACAAGGGGCATTTCAACAGACACATGATCAcgcacactggggagaaacTTTTCGGCTGTTCGTTTTGTGCCAAACGCTTCACCCGCAAATCTGATCTGAAGGTGCACATGCAAATCAAGCACACAGGTGACAAGCCTTTCAAATGTACTGTCTGTGCCAAAACCTTCCCTATCAATAGATATTTGATCACGCATATGAGGAACCACGACGCCCACCCCCCGTTTAGCTGCTCAGCATGCGGGAAGGGTTTCTCCGCCAAAGAAGAATTTGAAATGCACACCGCCACAGAGGTCGAATGAGGCGGATCGCAAGCGGACGACACGCCTCTGCACTCTTCGGAAACGGACCACAAAAAGAACTCTAAATGTGCCCCTGCACAACACGCAGGCTTCATCTGCTCCGAATGCGGCAAGTCCTTCGTCCAGAAGGCCACGTTGAACCGGCACATGCGAATCCACACCGGGGAGAAACCTTTCGGCTGCGCCGTTTGCGGCAAACGCTTCTCCCGAAACGGAGATTTGACCATCCACATGAGAACACACTCAACAGAAAGACCCTTCAACTGCACCATGTGTAGCGAATCCTTCTCCCTCAAGCACTACTTGAACGTGCACATGAAACGACACTTTGCCAACAAGCCTTTTGCTTGCTCCGTGTGCA from Syngnathus scovelli strain Florida chromosome 10, RoL_Ssco_1.2, whole genome shotgun sequence harbors:
- the jak3 gene encoding tyrosine-protein kinase JAK2 isoform X3, which encodes MFTHVKVSGEIGIQTSGSRYPDGSLEWQSFCDFQDIIAISMKRVAQEQGNSRMVTVFRHDDRYMEANFQTRREALSFVSLVDGYFRLTTDSIHYFCHDTVPESILEDIKNHCHGPITSEFAVDKLKKFGAKGGTFLLRQSPKDFDNFFLTVCIQTPLGLDYKHCLIVKNEHYRLPGVQKSFSSLRELTSFYQQTKLVLDNVPTKLGHCCPPKPKELTNLVIIRNGISVEVRGSPTPERKKFSHIQFHMIKYEDLKWGESLGQGSFTRVFKGSKTDIRDGEKHVTDVLLKELDGGHKNCWESFFEAASIMSQISHKHLLLVYGISIHGTKNIMVQEFVKYGALDLYLKRGRSVSVSWKLDVVKQLACALNFLEENNIVHGNICAKNLLLAREGDTSQGISPFIKLSDPGISVAMMGRDVILDRIPWVAPEVLEAPDKLTLECDKWSFGATVWEIFNNGNAPLQDWDLEQKQQFYESFQQLAPSQWTELAELISQCMNHKAVFRPSCRSLIRELNSLITSDYEILHATEPVTLNPVCQASSHALQDQTLFEERHLRYISLLGKGNFGSVELCRYDPLGDNTGEMIAVKKLQPNKESTLEDFRKEIKTLSMMCCDYIVKYRGVCYSMGRLTMSLVMEYLPHGSLIVYTQINRHNINTRRMLLFASQICKGMTYLQTLRYVHRDLAARNILVASESLVKIADFGLTKIVPLDKEYYRVKQPGESPIFWYAPESINEFRFSQKSDVWSFGVVLHELFSYCDVKSSPKKLCLQEIGTHVHGLSVSIHLLNILKDNWRLPTPPNCPPKVYGLMRQCWVYNFEERPCFSSLEDQIEIIMQEEAQREIPTGRSSHTASKNVTTSCLQLLSEH
- the jak3 gene encoding tyrosine-protein kinase JAK2 isoform X1, translating into MNLSEEERTPLMIRDRGGSQRSSSSTGATLQVHLYFFPPTKNAMTIHILSGQVSAENVCIQAAKRCGILPVYQSLFGLASGGLSFWYPPSHMFNTEENIQVHFRVRFFFGNWYGQGSRMSYRYSLTRDTISPVLDYSVIDYLFAQVRNDFITSEAGVAPPLSVQDECLGLAVLDLWRIAKEEHLSVRELCKITSYKSCLPESHRHDIQKRNRLDRYRIRNALQRFLKKLGNSFVDEYSLKLKYLVQMAGIVPTLGSEVYHVSAGSSHSTGMFTHVKVSGEIGIQTSGSRYPDGSLEWQSFCDFQDIIAISMKRVAQEQGNSRMVTVFRHDDRYMEANFQTRREALSFVSLVDGYFRLTTDSIHYFCHDTVPESILEDIKNHCHGPITSEFAVDKLKKFGAKGGTFLLRQSPKDFDNFFLTVCIQTPLGLDYKHCLIVKNEHYRLPGVQKSFSSLRELTSFYQQTKLVLDNVPTKLGHCCPPKPKELTNLVIIRNGISVEVRGSPTPERKKFSHIQFHMIKYEDLKWGESLGQGSFTRVFKGSKTDIRDGEKHVTDVLLKELDGGHKNCWESFFEAASIMSQISHKHLLLVYGISIHGTKNIMVQEFVKYGALDLYLKRGRSVSVSWKLDVVKQLACALNFLEENNIVHGNICAKNLLLAREGDTSQGISPFIKLSDPGISVAMMGRDVILDRIPWVAPEVLEAPDKLTLECDKWSFGATVWEIFNNGNAPLQDWDLEQKQQFYESFQQLAPSQWTELAELISQCMNHKAVFRPSCRSLIRELNSLITSDYEILHATEPVTLNPVCQASSHALQDQTLFEERHLRYISLLGKGNFGSVELCRYDPLGDNTGEMIAVKKLQPNKESTLEDFRKEIKTLSMMCCDYIVKYRGVCYSMGRLTMSLVMEYLPHGSLIVYTQINRHNINTRRMLLFASQICKGMTYLQTLRYVHRDLAARNILVASESLVKIADFGLTKIVPLDKEYYRVKQPGESPIFWYAPESINEFRFSQKSDVWSFGVVLHELFSYCDVKSSPKKLCLQEIGTHVHGLSVSIHLLNILKDNWRLPTPPNCPPKVYGLMRQCWVYNFEERPCFSSLEDQIEIIMQEEAQREIPTGRSSHTASKNVTTSCLQLLSEH
- the jak3 gene encoding tyrosine-protein kinase JAK2 isoform X2, whose amino-acid sequence is MFNTEENIQVHFRVRFFFGNWYGQGSRMSYRYSLTRDTISPVLDYSVIDYLFAQVRNDFITSEAGVAPPLSVQDECLGLAVLDLWRIAKEEHLSVRELCKITSYKSCLPESHRHDIQKRNRLDRYRIRNALQRFLKKLGNSFVDEYSLKLKYLVQMAGIVPTLGSEVYHVSAGSSHSTGMFTHVKVSGEIGIQTSGSRYPDGSLEWQSFCDFQDIIAISMKRVAQEQGNSRMVTVFRHDDRYMEANFQTRREALSFVSLVDGYFRLTTDSIHYFCHDTVPESILEDIKNHCHGPITSEFAVDKLKKFGAKGGTFLLRQSPKDFDNFFLTVCIQTPLGLDYKHCLIVKNEHYRLPGVQKSFSSLRELTSFYQQTKLVLDNVPTKLGHCCPPKPKELTNLVIIRNGISVEVRGSPTPERKKFSHIQFHMIKYEDLKWGESLGQGSFTRVFKGSKTDIRDGEKHVTDVLLKELDGGHKNCWESFFEAASIMSQISHKHLLLVYGISIHGTKNIMVQEFVKYGALDLYLKRGRSVSVSWKLDVVKQLACALNFLEENNIVHGNICAKNLLLAREGDTSQGISPFIKLSDPGISVAMMGRDVILDRIPWVAPEVLEAPDKLTLECDKWSFGATVWEIFNNGNAPLQDWDLEQKQQFYESFQQLAPSQWTELAELISQCMNHKAVFRPSCRSLIRELNSLITSDYEILHATEPVTLNPVCQASSHALQDQTLFEERHLRYISLLGKGNFGSVELCRYDPLGDNTGEMIAVKKLQPNKESTLEDFRKEIKTLSMMCCDYIVKYRGVCYSMGRLTMSLVMEYLPHGSLIVYTQINRHNINTRRMLLFASQICKGMTYLQTLRYVHRDLAARNILVASESLVKIADFGLTKIVPLDKEYYRVKQPGESPIFWYAPESINEFRFSQKSDVWSFGVVLHELFSYCDVKSSPKKLCLQEIGTHVHGLSVSIHLLNILKDNWRLPTPPNCPPKVYGLMRQCWVYNFEERPCFSSLEDQIEIIMQEEAQREIPTGRSSHTASKNVTTSCLQLLSEH
- the LOC125972729 gene encoding LOW QUALITY PROTEIN: zinc finger protein 665 (The sequence of the model RefSeq protein was modified relative to this genomic sequence to represent the inferred CDS: substituted 1 base at 1 genomic stop codon); the protein is MCKIRILRELVKQRVNVAIEEIFELFDQTLGEYEEELCRTKAENVRQRELLDTVLKPQVAVHATDIQQVLVQNQEATAEEGEPPCIKEEAWSSQDGEQLQRRQEEADVKAFMLSVGVPVKSEDYSPESQQLHGGQSEQNREADIPLSDMDEVMSQSSNTDHPESAKETLEKNSQGDATHHTDNKQFKCSECGKTFTHKGSLKIHMIKHTGEKHFACSCCSKTFYLKHHMNQHMRIHTGEHPYSCSVCAKGFRDKYKLINHMRTHVAEKPFACSLCMKQFSSRACLALHVSTHAEENPNASSRSNQSQSQVVSNFAPLSDPEDKDAMAPFSDMDCNDDSQEAGKKSDGNDENSNFICSECGKTFDHKGHFNRHMITHTGEKLFGCSFCAKRFTRKSDLKVHMQIKHTGDKPFKCTVCAKTFPINRYLITHMRNHDAHPPFSCSACGKGFSAKEEFEMHTATEVEXGGSQADDTPLHSSETDHKKNSKCAPAQHAGFICSECGKSFVQKATLNRHMRIHTGEKPFGCAVCGKRFSRNGDLTIHMRTHSTERPFNCTMCSESFSLKHYLNVHMKRHFANKPFACSVCTKHFNTKAHLKTHMKRHTGEKPFSCEVCGRCFFCKRDVRTHMRTHTGEKPFTCPVCNKGFSTKTYVSMHMRTHTGERLFSCDACHKRFTFKTQVYSHVCTGYKTGNNNTP